A stretch of Aedes aegypti strain LVP_AGWG chromosome 2, AaegL5.0 Primary Assembly, whole genome shotgun sequence DNA encodes these proteins:
- the LOC5572652 gene encoding protein sly1 homolog, with product MLTLKDRQINAIKQMLNMNQPQTKALAAEPVWKLLIYDRVGQDIISPLISIRELRELGVTLHIQLHSDRDSIPDVPAIYFCAPTEENLGRIAQDFQNGLYDVYHLNFISPISRQRLEDLAAAALQAGCVANIHKVYDQYVNFITLEDDMFVLKHQNSDSLSYYAINRANTQDYEMEGIMDSIVDSLFSVFVTLGNVPIIRCPKNTAAEMVARKLEKKLRENLWDARNNLFHMDATQTGTFSFQRPLLILMDRNVDMATPLHHTWTYQALAHDVLELSLNRVIVEDDNEKATSTGAKSKMKACDLDSRDKFWSSHKGSPFPMVAEAIQEELEQYRSSEDEIKKLKSTMGIDGETDVAFSMVNDNTAKLTSAVNSLPQLMEKKRLIDMHTKIATAILNFIKARRLDSYFEFEEKIMSKQALDRALSDLMKDPEFGTPEDKMRLFIIYYICTNMPESEYQKLEQVLKECGCDLAPIPYLQRWKSIMKSSVTNPNQYEGSGTKTVSMFSKLVTQGSSFVMEGVKNLVVKRHNLPVTKITEQLMECRAGGEVDDYLYLDPKLLKGGDIVPKNRAPFQDAVVFMVGGGNYIEYQNLVDFIKTKQTANSNRRIIYGASTLTNAKQFLKQLSLLGQEIGGA from the exons AACCAGCCACAGACCAAAGCCCTGGCCGCGGAACCTGTTTGGAAGCTTTTGATCTACGACCGTGTCGGCCAGGACATTATTTCACCGCTTATTTCTATTAGGGAACTTCGCGAATTGGGTGTGACATTGCATAT acAACTACATTCCGATCGGGATTCGATTCCGGATGTGCCGGCGATATACTTTTGTGCACCAACGGAGGAAAATCTGGGACGTATAGCTCAAGATTTCCAGAATGGATTGTACGACGTTTATCACTTGAACTTCATTTCGCCTATCTCCAGGCAGCGATTGGAGGATTTGGCCGCTGCTGCCCTTCAAGCTGGATGTGTGGCAAATATCCATAAAGTGTACGACCAGTACGTGAACTTTATAACGTTGGAAGATGATATGTTTGTGCTGAAGCACCAAAACAGTGATTCCCTCTCGTACTATG CTATTAACCGAgcaaacacacaagactacgaAATGGAAGGCATCATGGACAGCATAGTGGACAGTTTATTTTCGGTGTTTGTTACACTTGGAAACGTTCCGATCATTCGATGTCCAAAGAACACGGCCGCCGAAATGGTAGCCCGGAAACTGGAGAAAAAACTCCGGGAAAATCTTTGGGATGCTCGCAATAATCTGTTCCACATGGATGCCACTCAAACTGGGACGTTTAGTTTCCAGCGTCCATTGCTGATTTTGATGGATCGAAATGTGGATATGGCCACTCCGTTACACCACACGTGGACGTATCAAGCTTTGGCTCACGACGTGTTGGAATTGTCTCTAAATCGAGTGATTGTGGAGGACGACAATGAAAAGGCTACATCGACAGGGGCAAAGTCTAAAATGAAAGCCTGCGATTTGGATTCGAGAGACAAATTTTGGAGTTCCCATAAAGGCAGCCCGTTCCCGATGGTGGCGGAGGCAATCCAGGAAGAATTAGAACAGTATCGATCATCGGAGGACGAAATCAAGAAGTTGAAATCCACCATGGGAATCGATGGCGAAACAGATGTGGCTTTCTCGATGGTAAATGACAACACGGCCAAACTGACGAGTGCCGTGAATTCTTTACCTCAGCTTATGGAGAAGAAACGCCTTATCGATATGCACACCAAAATAGCGACAGCAATTCTGAACTTCATTAAAGCGCGACGGCTAGACTCGTACTTTGAGTTCGAGGAAAAGATTATGTCCAAACAGGCGTTGGATCGGGCACTGAGTGATCTTATGAAGGACCCGGAGTTCGGAACGCCTGAGGATAAGATGCGGCTGTTTATTATCTATTACATCTGTACGAACATGCCCGAGTCGGAGTATCAGAAGCTGGAACAGGTGCTGAAGGAGTGCGGGTGCGATTTGGCCCCAATTCCATATCTGCAGCGGTGGAA GAGCATAATGAAAAGTTCCGTTACAAATCCCAATCAGTACGAAGGTAGTGGCACGAAGACGGTTTCGATGTTTTCAAAATTGGTCACACAAGGATCATCGTTCGTTATGGAGGGCGTCAAAAATCTGGTGGTGAAGCGACAT aatCTACCGGTCACGAAAATTACCGAGCAGTTGATGGAATGTCGGGCCGGTGGAGAAGTGGATGACTACCTGTATCTGGATCCAAAGCTGCTCAAGGGAGGTGACATTGTGCCGAAGAATCGGGCTCCATTCCAAGATGCCGTTGTGTTCATGGTCGGCGGCGGAAACTACATTGAGTATCAAAATTTGGTGGACTTTATCAAAACGAAACAGACCGCCAATAGCAATCGTAGGATAATCTACGGTGCCTCGACTTTGACCAATGCGAAGCAATTCCTGAAACAGTTATCGCTGCTGGGACAGGAAATCGGTGGAGCATAA